AGGCATCCGGACCGCGCGGGGCGGGTGGTTGTCCCGGAACGACGCCGCCTTGGCGGAAGCGCGGTACGGCCATCCCGCAGTAGTGTTACGACGTGCGGATCTCGTCGAGATGCTTGCCGCAAACCTTCCGCCCGGCTCGTTGCGGGTCGGCACGACGGTTACCCGGGTGGATGAAGAAGCCGGCAGGGTCACTCTTGACGGCGGCGAAATGCTGCGCGCCGACCTCCTGGTCGCCGCGGACGGCATCCGGTCGGCAGCCAGGGAAACACTCTTCCCGGGGCATCCTGGACCTGTGTTCGCAGGGCTAACCGCCTGGCAGGCACTGGTGCCGTCGGACGGCATTGACTACCAGGTGGGCACGACGTGGAGCCGCGGCGGGGAGTTCGGCATGCTGCCAATGAAGGACGGGCGGCTGTACGTCTTTGCCGAGGCCGCCGTGGACCAGCCGATGCCGCGGCGGTCCGGAGCGGAAGAGAAAGCCGAACTGATGCGCCGGTTTGGCGGACTGCGTCCCCCTATTCCCGAAGTCATCGAGCGGATCGACGAAGAGGCGGTCCTGCGCGCCGACATCCACTCAATGCAGGTCCCGCTGCCGGCCTTCCACCGTGGCAGGGCAGCAATTCTGGGAGACGCGGCGCACGCCATGGCTCCGAACCTGGGCCAGGGGGCGTGCCAGGCCATTGAGGATGCCGTCACCCTCGCGTACGTCCTCGACAAGTCCAGCAGCATCCCGGAAGGCCTCGCGGGCTACACCGCGGCCCGCATGCCAAGGGCCACGCTCATCGTCCGCAGGTCCGAGCAGGTTGCCCGGTTCGCCACGATGCGGAACCCGGCCGGGCAAGTGCTGCGGAATGGCATGCTGCGGGCCATGGGACTGCTCGGCAGTTCGGCTGCACTCCGCCAGGCGGATTTCGTCATGCACTGGGACCATCCGGCTGTGACGGCTCCTCTCCATCGCTGAAAGGGGTGTGGAACAACGGCCGGCGCCGGTATCGCCGGCGCATCACACGAAGTCCATCTCCACTTGCAGGAAGCGCTCTGCCTCCGCAATGGCGGCCAGGAACGCCTCCTTTTCGGTGGGTGACTTCCGCGGCTGGCGCGGGTTCCACTCGTGCGGCGCCGAATGGATGCGGACGAATCCTGTTTCCGGCGGCGCATAGAAGATGCCGAACCGCTGCACGGGCCACTCGGGAGAGGTTTCAGGAGCCACCAGGAGCGCTGCTTCGAAGGCGGGGTTGTACCACTGGGCGATCGGCCGGCGGCGGTCCTCGGTGAACAGCCCTGCCGCGTAGAGGGCCGCGGACTGCTCGCCGCTTTGGGCACACAACCGCTCCCACCACAGTGGCAGGATCCGGGTATCGCACCGTTGCCACGTGGCCGGGAGCTGGGGTTGATCCTGCCAGCTGGGCACGAACAACATTTTATCGCGGGAGGGGCGTCCAGCGGCAGACGCTGCGGCAGCCGGCACCATGGGGCAAAGAAGGTTTACGGGCGGTTCCAGGGGCCCGGGTTGACCCGGTACAGCAGCGCGGAGCCGGCCAGCATGCCCAGCACAATGCCCATGGCCGGATTACCCAGGGCCCGTCCGGCGAAATAGCCCACGACGGCGCCCAGCACCGCCCCGAGGAAGAGTCCCCGGGGGTTCCGGTGCGGCTTGCGCCTGGCTGGGTTCTGAGGCATCCGGGTCAGCAGATCGGCGTCAGTGGATGGAGGGAACAGTCCGGGGCCGGACCACGAGCCACAGGGCGGCGATGGCCAGCAGGATGCAGGCGGCCTGGACGGCACCCATCGGGGTGGCGCTGGTGATGCCCAGCCACCCGACCACCGGGGAGATGAGCCCGGCCGTCATGAAGGTCGCGAAACCCAGCAGGGAGGCTGCGGTGCCCGCCTGTCCTGCATGGCCGGCCAGGGCGAGCACCTGCACGCAGGGGAACATGAAGCCCGTGCCCATGATGTAGAACCACAAGGGGACCATCACCCCCCAGAGTTCGAACCCCAGCTGGTCGAACACCACGATCAGCATTGCCATCAGGAAGGTCCAGGCCGTGGCTCCGGCAAGGATCCACTGCGGTGGCACCCGCCGGATCAGGCGGGCACTGGTCTGGATCCCGGCAACGATGCCCAGGGAATTGATGCCGAAGAGCAGGCCGTATTCCTGGGCGGAAAAGCCGAACACATCCTGGAACAGGAAAGGGGAGGCCGAAAGGTAGGTGAACAGGCCGCCGAAGTTCAGGCCGGCCACCATCAACAGGCCAACAAAAATCCTGTCACTGAAAAGGATCCGGTAGCGCTGGCTGGCAGTCATGCCGCTCTGCCGGCGCTTTTCCGGCGGCAGCGTTTCGCGCACCAGGAACAGGGCGGCGACGATGACCACGGTGCCGTAGCTGGCAAGGAACACAAAGATCCCCGGCCACGGCATCACCAGGAGCAGCTGT
This genomic interval from Arthrobacter sp. SLBN-100 contains the following:
- a CDS encoding multidrug effflux MFS transporter yields the protein MTIPSNPGDLLSRRRKLLYILLLGALTALGPFTIDLYLPAFPALEASLGVTEAQVQLTLAGTTVGFAFGQLVVGPFSDKVGRRMPLILATALHIAASLGAALSTDITTLGIFRVLMGVGAAGGGVVAMAMVRDLFSGYAMVKMFSRMSLVNGLAPILAPVIGSQLLLVMPWPGIFVFLASYGTVVIVAALFLVRETLPPEKRRQSGMTASQRYRILFSDRIFVGLLMVAGLNFGGLFTYLSASPFLFQDVFGFSAQEYGLLFGINSLGIVAGIQTSARLIRRVPPQWILAGATAWTFLMAMLIVVFDQLGFELWGVMVPLWFYIMGTGFMFPCVQVLALAGHAGQAGTAASLLGFATFMTAGLISPVVGWLGITSATPMGAVQAACILLAIAALWLVVRPRTVPSIH
- a CDS encoding FAD-dependent monooxygenase — its product is MRGTATRQAIIIGAGIGGLTAGLALAGRGWDVHVLERTRALRPVGYALIMAPNAQRALDTIPGGIVEQIHALATLQGEGGIRTARGGWLSRNDAALAEARYGHPAVVLRRADLVEMLAANLPPGSLRVGTTVTRVDEEAGRVTLDGGEMLRADLLVAADGIRSAARETLFPGHPGPVFAGLTAWQALVPSDGIDYQVGTTWSRGGEFGMLPMKDGRLYVFAEAAVDQPMPRRSGAEEKAELMRRFGGLRPPIPEVIERIDEEAVLRADIHSMQVPLPAFHRGRAAILGDAAHAMAPNLGQGACQAIEDAVTLAYVLDKSSSIPEGLAGYTAARMPRATLIVRRSEQVARFATMRNPAGQVLRNGMLRAMGLLGSSAALRQADFVMHWDHPAVTAPLHR